A genomic window from Betta splendens chromosome 24, fBetSpl5.4, whole genome shotgun sequence includes:
- the arf6a gene encoding ADP-ribosylation factor 6a, with amino-acid sequence MGKMLSKIFGNKEMRILMLGLDAAGKTTILYKLKLGQSVTTIPTVGFNVETVTYKNVKFNVWDVGGQDKIRPLWRHYYTGTQGLIFVVDCADRDRIDEARQELHRIINDREMRDAIILIFANKQDLPDAMKPHEIQEKLGLTRIRDRNWYVQPSCATTGDGLYEGLTWLTSNYKS; translated from the coding sequence ATGGGGAAAATGCTCTCAAAGATCTTTGGCAACAAAGAAATGAGAATATTGATGCTTGGACTTGATGCTGCTGGTAAAACGACCATCTTGTACAAGCTGAAGCTGGGACAGTCGGTCACCACCATCCCCACGGTCGGATTCAACGTGGAGACCGTCACCTATAAGAATGTGAAGTTCAACGTGTGGGACGTGGGAGGGCAGGACAAGATCAGGCCGCTCTGGAGACATTACTACACGGGCACCCAGGGCCTCATTTTCGTGGTGGACTgtgccgacagagacaggatcGACGAAGCGAGGCAGGAGCTCCACCGGATCATCAACGACCGGGAGATGAGGGACGCCATCATCCTGATCTTCGCCAACAAACAGGACCTCCCCGATGCCATGAAACCCCACGAGATCCAGGAGAAGCTGGGCCTGACCCGGATCAGGGATAGGAATTGGTACGTTCAGCCCTCATGTGCGACCACGGGGGATGGACTATATGAGGGCCTGACCTGGCTTACCTCAAATTACAAATCTTAA